A genomic stretch from Oncorhynchus gorbuscha isolate QuinsamMale2020 ecotype Even-year linkage group LG20, OgorEven_v1.0, whole genome shotgun sequence includes:
- the LOC124006991 gene encoding complement component C6-like — translation MDRTNSLLVLLHVLGSVTVSLGCFCDHYAWSSWSICTRTCNYGTQERRRSIRYDDYYWKNSCEQLCQKHESRACNVQACFIHCQLTDWANWSGCSPCAKKQLRTRSLLRPSQFGGVECDAVLTEDRACYPSKECKMETLNCKEFQCGNGRCISSKLTCNKQNDCGDNSDEKNCDEFKIVCPVEKRVVPGADLIGNGFDAMAETKRGAVLDNMFMGDTCNLNRSRGSSYRLYYRVPANVESFEIKVEIPDDFKQEPQPVYSETVNLASPPVSTRSHSSSGDSSSIWVPIFFFRSRRHHQSNTGTFKQAISASKKTDSQFFRVHQVLPVSRFRVKDSDLYLTEPFLQFLTSLPLEYNYALYREIFKHFGTHYFASGTLGGHYDLLYQYSRLELKNSGLTEEHTKGCLKSESSMSIIIYSQSSNVVRCSDNTMTQKHEGSFVQSSEKSFSMVRGGRVGEAAALAWERKGAAPDSTTYKNWAKSLIDNPAVVEYELLPIINLVKGIPCAATKRRHLTRALVEYLEDFDSCKCAPCPNNARAVLSGTDCQCICQTGTYGPNCEQRAQDYTSEAVDGYWSCWGTWSACDASMKRHRTRECNNPAPLRGGKLCQGPARQEEGCFISIFQEQNVCVNDEDFATEGRAEGLPPGVEGCPRPKRPANSHLRKDKRYYEFGDMEEFLCFTGFEMEGYQFINCRPDGTWTPPTGMCIRKVCSPPAVPEGMTLYPSKKEYKVDHSVGLECTERGMVPSEQGFYTCAKSLTWEPPLPKDLHCKIDKPFVPDNQCGRGERHVGSKCICVARETCHPYKTEFCIFNAEVGSGVMMSYCGFHSGRCHGDQLFFMNVGPCDEDVVSLDWAKFRVSMAAKSSVQEPCDSDTCYEWESCTESKQCLCKVPRDCPKEGEHMFCVKLLKTQSKRSVNLCFMAAIKCRKMEFEILNEGLCEEST, via the exons ATGGACCGTACCAACAGTCTCCTGGTACTGCTGCATGTCCTGGGTTCAGTTACGGTCAGCCTGGGCTGCTTCTGTGACCACTACGCCTGGAGCTCATGGTCCATCTGCACCAGAACCTGCAACTACGGGACCCAGGAGCGCCGCAG GAGTATCCGATATGATGACTATTACTGGAAGAATAGCTGTGAGCAGCTGTGCCAAAAGCATGAGAGTCGGGCATGTAACGTCCAGGCCTGCTTCATCCACTGTCAACTCACTGATTGGGCCAACTGGTCTGGGTGCTCCCCGTGTGCCAAAAAACAG TTAAGGACTCGGTCACTGCTAAGGCCTTCCCAGTTTGGAGGCGTGGAGTGCGATGCTGTTCTGACAGAAGACAGAGCGTGTTACCCATCAAAAGAGTGCAAGATGGAAACACTCAACTGCAAAGAGTTTCAGTGTGGCAATG GTCGCTGTATCAGCTCCAAACTAACATGCAATAAACAGAACGACTGTGGGGACAACTCGGATGAAAAGAACTGTGATGAATTCAAAATAGTGTGTCCTGTTGAGAAGAGAGTGGTCCCTGGAGCTGACCTCATAGGAAACGG GTTTGATGCCATGGCAGAGACTAAGAGGGGGGCGGTactggataacatgttcatgGGCGACACCTGCAACCTTAACAGGAGCAGAGGCAGCAGCTACAGGCTGTACTACCGCGTCCCAGCCAATGTAGAAAGCTTTGAGATCAAG GTCGAGATCCCAGATGACTTTAAACAGGAACCCCAGCCAGTCTACAGTGAGACCGTCAACCTGGCCTCCCCACCAGTCTCTACCAGAAGTCATTCCTCCAGTGGTGACTCTAGTTCCATCTGGGTCCCGATCTTCTTCTTTCGTTCCAGACGCCACCACCAATCCAACACAGGCACATTCAAGCAGGCTATTTCAGCTTCAAAGAAGACG GACTCCCAGTTCTTCCGAGTGCACCAGGTGTTACCTGTATCCAGATTCAGGGTGAAGGATTCAGACCTGTACCTGACAGAGCCCTTCTTACAGTTTCTGACCAGCCTGCCCCTGGAGTACAACTATGCCCTCTACAGGGAGATCTTCAAGCACTTTGGGACCCACTACTTCGCCTCCGGAACCTTAGGGGGACACTATGATCTGCTTTACCAATACAGCAGACTGGAGCTTAAGAACAGTG GTTTAACAGAAGAGCATACCAAAGGATGCCTAAAGTCTGAGTCGAGCATGTCTATAATAATATACTCGCAAAGTTCAAATGTTGTAAGATGCTCCGACAATACAATGACTCAAAAACATGAAG GCTCTTTTGTGCAGTCGTCAGAGAAGTCTTTCTCCATGGTGCGTGGAGGCAGGGTCGGGGAGGCTGCAGCCCTGGCCTGGGAGCGGAAAGGGGCTGCCCCTGACAGCACCACTTATAAGAACTGGGCCAAATCACTCATAGACAACCCTGCTGTTGTGGAATACGAG CTGCTGCCCATCATCAATCTGGTCAAGGGGATCCCATGTGCTGCCACCAAAAGAAGGCACCTGACCAGAGCTCTGGTGGAGTACCTGGAGGACTTTGACTCCTGCAAGTGTGCCCCCTGCCCTAACAATGCCCGTGCCGTCCTTTCTGGCACAGACTGTCAGTGCATCTGCCAGACGGGCACCTATGGGCCCAACTGTGAGCAACGGGCACAAGACTACACCTCAG aggcagtagatggttACTGGAGCTGCTGGGGGACATGGAGTGCCTGTGATGCATCCATGAAGAGACATCGTACCAGAGAGTGCAACAACCCCGCTCCCCTGAGGGGGGGAAAACTCTGCCAGGGACCGGCCAGACAGGAGGAGGGATGCTTCATCTCCATTTTCCAAGA GCAAAATGTATGTGTTAATGATGAGGACTTTGCCACAGAGGGGCGGGCGGAGGGCTTGCCTCCCGGCGTGGAGGGCTGTCCAAGACCCAAGCGTCCTGCCAACAGTCACCTCAGG AAAGATAAGCGTTACTATGAGTTTGGCGACATGGAGGAGTTCCTGTGCTTCACAGGGTTTGAAATGGAAGGTTACCAGTTCATCAACTGTCGCCCTGACGGGACCTGGACCCCTCCCACAGGGATGTGCATCA GGAAGGTGTGCTCCCCGCCTGCCGTGCCTGAGGGTATGACTCTGTACCCCTCCAAGAAGGAGTACAAGGTGGACCACTCCGTGGGACTTGAATGCACGGAGAGAGGCATGGTTCCGTCAGAACAGGGCTTCTACACCTGTGCCAAGAGTCTAACCTGGGAGCCTCCACTTCCTAAAGACCTGCACTGCAAAATAG ATAAGCCATTTGTTCCTGACAATCaatgtgggagaggagagaggcacgtTGGTTCCAAATGTATCTGCGTGGCACGTGAGACATGCCA cCCATACAAAACTGAGTTCTGCATCTTCAATGCTGAAGTTGGCAGTGGTGTGATGATGTCTTACTGTGGTTTCCACTCGGGCCGTTGCCATGGTGACCAGCTCTTCTTCATGAATGTGGGCCCGTGTGACGAGGATGTGGTCAGCCTGGACTGGGCCAAGTTCAGGGTCAGCATGGCTGCCAAGAGCTCAGTCCAGGAGCCCTGCGACTCTGACACCTGCTATGAGTGGGAGAGCTGCACTg AGTCCAAACAGTGTCTGTGTAAAGTTCCCCGGGACTGTCCAAAGGAGGGAGAACACATGTTCTGTGTGAAGCTGCTGAAGACCCAGAGCAAGAGGAGTGTGAATCTGTGTTTCATGGCTGCCATCAAGTGTAGAAAGATGGAGTTTGAGATTCTCAACGAAGGCCTGTGTGAAGAGTCCACATAA